The region CATTGTCGCTGGTGGCTGTGGCACCGCGCAGCTGGGTCGCCTCGGTGGGTGCAAGCACCACACGCTCGCCATCGGCGTCTCGCACGACCACTGTATAGGTTCCGTCCGGCAGGTCCTCCGGGAACAGGTAGTTGAAGCTGACGGTACTGGTAGGCAGCTCGGCACTGGGCGCAGGTTCAGGTACGGGAACCGGACCGGTGACCGGCGGCGTGGCCGGAATCTCCTGCGGAGTGGGTTCAGGCGCCGTGTCCGGAGCGTCCGGCGGGGCGGGAGTGGGGTCCTGGGGTGCCTGCTCTGGGGCAGTTGGTGTAGGTGGGACGTAGACCGGCGGCAGAGGCAGGCTTCCGGCAGGCTGCGTGGGCGGGCTGTAGCGGGCCGTGGCCACCGTGAGGGTCACCGGGCTGCCGACAGCTACCCGGACGTACGGCGCCGGAGTCTGCTCCAAGACGCTGTTTTCCGGATCATCGCTGGGCTTTTCACGGACGTTGGTCACGACCAGACCTGCGGCGCGCACATGGTCACGCGCCTGCTCATAGGTCATGCCAGTGAGGTTGGGAATCCAGGTGTCCTTGCCCTGCACCCCAGTGCTGACGATCACCTGGACTGACTGTCCCGGCTGCGTCTGGACGCCAGGTTGGGGAAGCTGGGCAATCACATGGCCTACGGGGGTGTTGGTCAGCGTGCCATCGACCTTGAGCACCTTCCCCAGGGTGAGGGCTCCGTCTTTCAGGGCCGCTTTGGCCTGGGCAAGGGTCATTTCCTCCACGCGCGGCACCTGGATAGACGGCGGATTGTTGACCGTCAGGGTAATCAGGCGACCCACCGGCAGGGACGTGCCTCCCGCCGGGTCCTGCCGGATGATGGATCCAATAGGCAGGCTGCCTGCCTGGCCCTCGGTGTACTGAACGCGGTAGCCAGCGCGAATCAGTTGCTGGGTGGCTTCCTTGGCCTCCTTGCCCGTCACGCTGACCACCTCCTGGACCGGCGGATTGAGGTAGATCTGTGCTGCCTGGCTTCCCAGGTAGATCGCGCCCCCCAGGAACAGCAGGCCTGGCACGAACGACAACCATGCTCCCGGTTGCCGGCGGGGACGGACGCGGCCGCCACTCAGCGCGGCCAGGGTTGCCTCATTGAGCAGGGCAATATCTTCGGGCGTGCGGGTGACGGGGCGTAGATAGGCAACCCGAGGTTGATGATCCTCCACAACGATGTCGGCGTCCGTGACCGCAAAGTTGTGCGCCGCCAGACGCGCCACGAGGTTGCGCACAGCCTCGACCGTCTCCTCGGATTTGACCGGCTGGGCCAGGAACTCTTCAAGGGGGGTTCCGGCGACCGGCTGCCACACGGCGTAGTAGGCGCCGGGCCGGGCCACCACGTCGGTCAGTCCGGCTGGCGCCAGAGCCCTCACGGCAGTGCGGTAAGCGTGAAAGGCCTGACGGTCGGCAGGAGTCGTCACGTCGAACCATGCCACGCGGCGGGTGACACCCTCGCCTGCGCGAACCTCCGAGAGGGTGACATGACCCTCGCGCGCGATTTCGCGCACGATCTCGTATTTCCCGTCAATCAGCTTGTGTGGTCCGGCCTGCCCCGTCATGCGTTGCCCAGCATAGCGCGGGGGGCTGAGCCTTGCTTGACTGGCCTCATCCGAGCCGCGGCGTCAGAGCCCGGCGACCCGTGCGCCCCAGTAGGCCGCGAAGCCTCCCAGCAGCCCAAACCCCAGGTGCCGGGTGCGCCACATCAGTGCGCCGCCCACGACGCAGGCAATCAGACGCCGGACCCACTCCGGACTGCCCAGGACGTCGGGCACGACCAGTGCAGCAAAGACACTGACCGGCACAAACTTCAGAAATGCCAGCCAGAAGGGTGGCAGGTGCAGGCGGCCCAGACTCAGGCCCAGCAGCCGCGCCGGATAGGTCACAGCCCACATCAGCAGGATGATCGCAGTCGGGCTCACGCGCCAGCCTCCTGCGGTTCCAGGCGGGTCAGCAGCCAGGCTCCCAGCAAAGCGCCGCCCACACCGGCCAGGAGGATCACCAGTCCTCCGGGAAGTACGCGCGCGAGCAGCCAGGCTCCTATCCCGGAAACCGCTGCGACCAGCAGATTCAGGCGGTCGGCCAGCAGCGGCACCAGCAGACCCAGAAATGCCAGGGGAAAAATGACTCCCACGCCCAACGCCTGCGGGTCCGGCAGTACCGCACCGGCCAGGGCGCCTGCCAGGGTCGACAGGTTCCACACCACGTACAGGCTGAGTTCGGCCCCCAGAAGAAAGGCAAAGCTCAGGCCCGCAGGGTCACGGGGACCATGAACCACGCTGACGCCGTACGCCTCATCGGTCAGGAACTGTGCGGCCAGGGTACGCTCCCAGCGGGTCAGAGGCAGCTGGCGCGACAGGCTCAGACCGTACAGGACGTGCCGCACGTTGAGCAAAAAAGTGGTACCCACAACACCCAGGGCGGAAGCCCCGGAAGCAAACAGGCCGGCTGCTGCGAACTGGCTGGCGCCGGCAAACACCGTCAGGCTCATCAGCTGGGTCTCCCAGACCCCCAGACCGGCCGCACGGGCCGTGACCGCGTAGGCCACCGCGAACGGCACCAAGCCCAGCCATAGGGGCATCAGCGCCCGAAATCCCCGCCAGAACGCGGGCCAGAAAGAAGTGGCAACCAACATCCGGGTCAGTGTAGGCGCTGAGTCCGGTCCACCAGCATGTTGACGGGCCGGGGCAGGCTGGACCTCTCCGGAATCCGGCGCACGGACCTGACTGGAGACCCACGCAAACTCCCGGGCCGCAGTGACGGTCGGATGCATATGCACTCCTGTTCCGCAGCGCGTCCTGACTCTTCCCCCACATCAGCGGCCGGGCACCGGTCATGCGCGGCGTGAGACCGCAGCCTGCCAGAACACGGCTGCGACAATCTGGGTCAGCACGAAGGCAGAACTGGGTAAATCTTTGGGAAAGAAGGCCAGCGTGTTCGTCTCTACTCCGCCCTGTACGCTCGCGGCATGGAATGGCCCTCGCAGGAGGACTTCGTGCATGGTGACCCAGTGGCGCCTCCGTGTGGGTGGGACAGGCCCGGTCTGGTCATGACCTTCAACCTCGAATGCTCCGGCTGTGTGTCGCGGGGCATTCCTTTTCTCAAGCGGTTGCACAGCGAGTTCGGTGGCCGGGTGCAGCTGCTGGCGGTTCATACCAGTTGGGGGCACCGGCAGCTGCCCCGGGAGGATGTCGAACCCACCCTGCTGAAGTTCTCCCGTGACTTTGCGCGACTGCCGTTTCCGGTTGCGCTGGACCTGGACGGCTCGTTTGCCCGGCACTGGAACACTGAAGGCACTCCGCACTGGCTGGCATTCGCGCCGGGCGGCGAGTTGCTGCGCAGCGTGTACGGCAGTCAGGAAAACGCGCAGACCCGGCTTCAGTACCTGTTGCAGGAATGGGCTGGCCAGGGGGACGGACCCTGAAGAAAGAAGCCGAAGCGTTCCGCCAGAGTTCGCGATTGAAGCCGCGGAGGCCGAGAGTCCTGATGTGAATGGCAAGGGCGCAGACTTTTGGTGGTTTCCTGCGTGGTACCGAAGGGGCCACGTCACCCGATGGAACGACTTTTTAAGGTGCGACACGCCGAAACACTGGGCATAGGATTTAAGGTGCTGCGCGGCGTACAGAGACGGAACGATGTCCTTA is a window of Deinococcus deserti VCD115 DNA encoding:
- a CDS encoding PASTA domain-containing protein, with product MTGQAGPHKLIDGKYEIVREIAREGHVTLSEVRAGEGVTRRVAWFDVTTPADRQAFHAYRTAVRALAPAGLTDVVARPGAYYAVWQPVAGTPLEEFLAQPVKSEETVEAVRNLVARLAAHNFAVTDADIVVEDHQPRVAYLRPVTRTPEDIALLNEATLAALSGGRVRPRRQPGAWLSFVPGLLFLGGAIYLGSQAAQIYLNPPVQEVVSVTGKEAKEATQQLIRAGYRVQYTEGQAGSLPIGSIIRQDPAGGTSLPVGRLITLTVNNPPSIQVPRVEEMTLAQAKAALKDGALTLGKVLKVDGTLTNTPVGHVIAQLPQPGVQTQPGQSVQVIVSTGVQGKDTWIPNLTGMTYEQARDHVRAAGLVVTNVREKPSDDPENSVLEQTPAPYVRVAVGSPVTLTVATARYSPPTQPAGSLPLPPVYVPPTPTAPEQAPQDPTPAPPDAPDTAPEPTPQEIPATPPVTGPVPVPEPAPSAELPTSTVSFNYLFPEDLPDGTYTVVVRDADGERVVLAPTEATQLRGATATSDNALTVRGTAVFVIRRDGAEYATVNP
- a CDS encoding AzlD domain-containing protein; translated protein: MSPTAIILLMWAVTYPARLLGLSLGRLHLPPFWLAFLKFVPVSVFAALVVPDVLGSPEWVRRLIACVVGGALMWRTRHLGFGLLGGFAAYWGARVAGL
- a CDS encoding AzlC family ABC transporter permease translates to MPLWLGLVPFAVAYAVTARAAGLGVWETQLMSLTVFAGASQFAAAGLFASGASALGVVGTTFLLNVRHVLYGLSLSRQLPLTRWERTLAAQFLTDEAYGVSVVHGPRDPAGLSFAFLLGAELSLYVVWNLSTLAGALAGAVLPDPQALGVGVIFPLAFLGLLVPLLADRLNLLVAAVSGIGAWLLARVLPGGLVILLAGVGGALLGAWLLTRLEPQEAGA
- a CDS encoding TlpA family protein disulfide reductase produces the protein MEWPSQEDFVHGDPVAPPCGWDRPGLVMTFNLECSGCVSRGIPFLKRLHSEFGGRVQLLAVHTSWGHRQLPREDVEPTLLKFSRDFARLPFPVALDLDGSFARHWNTEGTPHWLAFAPGGELLRSVYGSQENAQTRLQYLLQEWAGQGDGP